One part of the Candidatus Bathyarchaeia archaeon genome encodes these proteins:
- the pyrH gene encoding UMP kinase → MVIKLGGFAFTGEIDDTLIREYGKMLNEIHSRGHGLAVVTGGGKRARSYIETARRLGGTEVVCDQIGILASKINALTLISSIGDAASPMVPNTLWEAVYIFYGGKIAVSGGLSPAQSTNAVAALIAEAVRADVLIHLTDVEGVYDKDPKRFPDARKMDRISIGELRHLISPTGIQAGGYTLMDPTALGVIERSKLRVRVASGLDPWNVDRIIRGEHVGTSIQVEA, encoded by the coding sequence GTGGTGATTAAACTGGGGGGATTCGCCTTCACCGGCGAAATTGATGATACCCTTATCAGAGAGTATGGAAAGATGCTTAACGAAATTCATAGCCGCGGCCACGGATTGGCGGTTGTCACGGGGGGCGGTAAGCGGGCCAGATCCTACATTGAAACCGCGAGAAGGTTGGGAGGGACTGAAGTGGTTTGTGATCAAATCGGCATTCTCGCCAGCAAGATTAACGCGTTAACCCTTATTTCCAGCATCGGAGACGCAGCTTCTCCAATGGTTCCGAATACCCTTTGGGAGGCGGTTTACATTTTTTACGGCGGGAAGATCGCCGTTTCCGGTGGGCTTTCCCCCGCGCAGTCAACTAATGCCGTAGCCGCCTTGATCGCGGAAGCTGTGAGAGCTGACGTGCTGATTCACCTAACCGATGTGGAAGGCGTTTACGATAAGGACCCTAAAAGGTTTCCGGACGCTAGGAAAATGGACCGCATCTCCATTGGAGAGCTTAGACACCTCATCTCGCCCACTGGAATCCAGGCAGGCGGCTACACCTTAATGGACCCTACAGCTCTGGGGGTGATTGAGAGATCTAAGCTGAGGGTGCGCGTCGCATCCGGCCTCGATCCATGGAACGTGGACAGGATCATCCGTGGCGAGCATGTTGGAACCTCAATTCAGGTGGAGGCGTGA